A single Triticum dicoccoides isolate Atlit2015 ecotype Zavitan chromosome 2A, WEW_v2.0, whole genome shotgun sequence DNA region contains:
- the LOC119358644 gene encoding 1-aminocyclopropane-1-carboxylate oxidase homolog 2-like: protein MSATSYDRAAELRALDATYAGVRGLVASGVTHVPLIFRVSDQHSEPQQHTTVPAGQELAAIPIIDLGCGDHAGVVAAVRQAAAEWGFFQVTGHGVPETVMATATDAVRAFHEADGGEGSDKARLYSREPARAVKYHCNFDLYQSPVANWRDTLYLRMAPTPPDADDLPDSCRNVLFEYAHQVKNLGNTLLELLSEALGLKPSHLEDIECNQAQVLLCHYYPPCPQPKLAIGTSRHSDGGFLTILLQDEIGGLQILKEEQWVEVTPTPGAFIVNIGDLLQLISNDGFRSVEHRVLAKNVAPRVSIANFFGTHIDPTSTRIYCPIKELLSDKKLPLYRETLASDYIKHYYSIGLDAKTAISHYQL from the exons ATGTCGGCCACCTCGTACGACCGCGCAGCGGAGCTCCGCGCGCTGGACGCCACCTACGCCGGCGTCCGCGGCCTCGTCGCCTCCGGCGTCACCCACGTCCCGCTCATCTTCCGCGTCTCCGACCAGCACAGTGAGCCGCAGCAGCACACCACCGTCCCTGCCGGCCAAGAACTAGCAGCCATCCCGATAATCGACCTCGGGTGCGGTGACCACGCGGGTGTTGTGGCCGCCGTCCGCCAGGCCGCGGCAGAGTGGGGGTTCTTCCAGGTGACGGGCCATGGGGTGCCGGAGACGGTGATGGCCACGGCGACCGATGCTGTGCGGGCATTCCACGAGGCCGATGGTGGTGAGGGTAGTGACAAGGCGCGGCTCTACTCGCGTGAGCCGGCGAGGGCGGTCAAGTATCACTGCAACTTCGACTTGTACCAGTCGCCCGTGGCCAActggcgcgacacgctctacctccGCATGGCGCCCACCCCGCCTGACGCCGATGATCTGCCGGACAGCTGCCG TAATGTGTTGTTTGAATATGCCCACCAAGTGAAGAATTTGGGGAACACTTTGCTCGAGCTGCTCTCAGAAGCTCTTGGACTCAAACCAAGCCACCTAGAAGATATAGAGTGCAACCAAGCCCAGGTCTTACTGTGCCACTATTACCCTCCCTGCCCCCAGCCAAAACTCGCCATAGGGACAAGCCGACATTCAGACGGTGGCTTCCTAACCATACTTCTCCAAGACGAAATCGGCGGCCTCCAGATCTTAAAGGAGGAGCAGTGGGTAGAGGTCACTCCTACTCCTGGAGCATTCATCGTGAACATTGGTGATCTCTTACAG TTGATCTCCAACGATGGGTTTAGGAGCGTGGAACATAGGGTTTTGGCGAAGAACGTTGCTCCACGGGTCTCGATTGCAAACTTCTTCGGAACGCATATCGATCCGACATCAACAAGGATTTACTGTCCAATTAAGGAGTTATTGTCTGACAAGAAGCTACCGTTATATAGGGAAACCCTCGCTAGTGATTACATCAAACATTACTACTCCATTGGGTTAGATGCAAAAACTGCTATTTCTCATTACCAGCTATGA